One segment of Solanum lycopersicum chromosome 1, SLM_r2.1 DNA contains the following:
- the LOC101268719 gene encoding large ribosomal subunit protein eL36y has product MAPKQPNTGLSVGLNKGHVVTKKELAPRPSDRKGKTSKRIHFVRSLIREVAGFAPYEKRITELLKVGKDKRALKVAKRKLGTHKRAKKKREEMSSVLRKMRATGGGEKKK; this is encoded by the exons ATGGCTCCAAAGCAGCCAAATACAGGCCTTTCTGTGGGTCTTAACAAAGGACATGTTGTTACTAAGAAAGAGTTGGCTCCCCGCCCTTCTGATAGAAAAGGG AAAACCAGTAAGAGAATACATTTTGTTAGAAGCCTTATCAGGGAAGTAGCTGGTTTTGCACCTTATGAGAAGAGAATTACTGAGCTTCTTAAAGTTGGAAAGGACAAACGtgctcttaaggtagccaagaGGAAGCTGGGTACTCACAAGAGAGCAAAGAAGAAGCGTGAAGAGATGTCCAGTGTTCTCCGTAAAATGAG GGCTACTGGAGGTGGTGAAAAGAAGAAATGA